TCAACTTCCGCGCCGAGGCGGAGGGGGTCACCCCGGGACAGATCTTGGAGGAGGTGCGCAAGGCTGTCCCCACACCATGAGCGAGGCGCTGTTGAGCGAGGCCGAATTGCGGGCGCTGGCCCACGCCCGGCTGACGTTCAAGCGGCCGCGGGCGGCACTCCCCGGCGGCCACCTCGCGGCGCGGTCCGGGGTGTCCCTGGAGTTCGCGGACATCCGCCCCTATCAGCCCGGGGACGACTTCCGCCTGATCGACTGGGCGATCTACGCCCGCCACCACAGGCTCGTGACCAAGGTCTACTTCCGGGAGGTGGAGGCCCCGTTGTACCTCCTCGTGGACGCCAGCCGGTCCATGGGCCAGGGCCAGCCGGGGAAGCTCCGGTTCTCGGCACGCCTCGCCGGGGCGCTGGCGTTCGTGGCGTTCCGCGGCCAGGACCGGTTCGGCGTGTACCCGTTCCGCGACCGACCGCTCGATGGCCCTGCTCCCCGGCGGGGCCGGGCTGCCCTGGTGAACGCGTTCCGGGCGCTTTCGAACCTGCCACCGGAAGGGATTACGGACCTGAACGCGTCCCTCGTCTCCTGGGCGGAAACGCACCCCGAGCCGGGGATGTGCGTGGTGGTCTCGGATTTCCTTTGCCCCACTGGGTATCGGGAGGGCCTCCTCGCCCTTCGCCATGGCCGGCACGCGGTGACCGCGGTCCAGGTGCTGGCCCCGGATGACCTCGACCCTCCCCGCCTCGGCGAGGCGCGGTTGGTGGACGTGGAGACCCGGCGCGGGCGGTCGCTGATCCTGGCCCAGGGGGCGTGGCGGGCGTACCGGGAGGCGCTCCACCGCTGGAACGAACGGCTGAGCACCACGTGCCTAGAGCTGGGGATCGCGTACTTCCTGTGCCGATCGGAGGCGTCCCCGGTGGAAGCAGCGCTGACCGTGGTGGCGGGGTGGGGCCGATGAGCTTCGCGTTCCCCATGGCCTGGGCATGGCTCGCCTCCGGGCTGGTCGTCCTCCTTCTCCACCTCTTCCGGCGGCGGGAGCGGGAGCTTTCCGTGTCCGCCCTGTTCCTGTGGGAGCAGGTGCCGCCCGATCGGGCGAGCTACCTCGAACGGCTGCGCTGGCGGTTCGACCTCTTGCTCTGCCTCCAGCTCCTTGGGGTGATCCTGTTCGCGTTCGCCCTGGCCCAGCCGCTCCTCCAGGTGTCCCGGACGGCTGGGGCCACGGCCATTGTGATCGATGGATCGGCGTCCATGGCCGCGGACGGCCGGGTGGAAGAGGCGGTGGCCGCCGCCCGGCGGGCCATCGCCGCCTCCAGCGGGCCGTGGACGGTGGTACGGTGGGCGGACCCTCCCGAGCTCCTCGTGCCTTCCACCTCTAAGCGGGAGGAAGCGCTGGCCGGGCTGAGCCAGTTCCGGCCTACTTTGGGCGGCCGTCCTCCCCTCGGGCAGGCGTTGGCCCTCCTTCCCGACCCCGGGGTCCGGATCGTGGTCATCACCGACGACCCGCCCCCGGACCCGGGCGTGGACGTGGTCGCCCTGCCCCCCAAGGACAACCTGGCCATCCTCGCGTTCTCCGTGCGGCCCGAGCCCGACGGATCGGGCTACCCGGCCCTGGTGCGGGTGCGCAACGACACCCCGCACTACCAAGACGTGCAGCTCGTCTTGCGGGCCGGAGACGGCACCTACC
This genomic interval from Candidatus Acetothermia bacterium contains the following:
- a CDS encoding DUF58 domain-containing protein, producing MSEALLSEAELRALAHARLTFKRPRAALPGGHLAARSGVSLEFADIRPYQPGDDFRLIDWAIYARHHRLVTKVYFREVEAPLYLLVDASRSMGQGQPGKLRFSARLAGALAFVAFRGQDRFGVYPFRDRPLDGPAPRRGRAALVNAFRALSNLPPEGITDLNASLVSWAETHPEPGMCVVVSDFLCPTGYREGLLALRHGRHAVTAVQVLAPDDLDPPRLGEARLVDVETRRGRSLILAQGAWRAYREALHRWNERLSTTCLELGIAYFLCRSEASPVEAALTVVAGWGR